A window of Aliarcobacter trophiarum LMG 25534 contains these coding sequences:
- a CDS encoding YwbE family protein: protein MDPKKRFDIKIGLKVNIVLKTDQKTRRLTQGVVKDILTNSPTHPHGIKVRLQSGEVGRVQEIL from the coding sequence ATGGATCCAAAAAAAAGATTTGATATAAAAATAGGTTTAAAAGTAAATATTGTGTTAAAAACTGATCAAAAAACAAGAAGGCTTACTCAAGGAGTTGTAAAAGATATTTTAACAAATTCTCCAACTCACCCACATGGAATAAAAGTAAGATTGCAAAGTGGTGAAGTGGGTCGAGTTCAAGAGATACTTTAA
- a CDS encoding pirin family protein: MIKILKKQNMGKSNLGWLQSNFHFSFAEYRNPTNIRFGVLRVLNDDIVKPKSGFDTHPHENMEIISYIVDGEITHKDSMGNKETLKRGEVQYLSAGDGIYHSEKNDGDKDLRLLQIWIFPPQKGLPRLYGSYRYKEEERDNKLLNIVSSQVGESHIKIYQDVNIYVSEFDKDFTFKIDKNRQIYFVQIEGSSKVNGNILESGDAAEIIDETLLEVNPISKSHILFIEMKQ; this comes from the coding sequence ATGATAAAAATCTTAAAAAAGCAAAATATGGGAAAATCTAACTTAGGGTGGTTACAAAGCAATTTTCACTTTAGTTTTGCAGAATATAGAAACCCTACAAATATAAGATTTGGAGTTTTAAGAGTTCTAAATGATGATATAGTAAAACCAAAAAGTGGATTTGATACTCATCCTCACGAGAATATGGAAATAATTTCATATATTGTTGATGGTGAAATAACTCACAAAGATTCAATGGGAAATAAGGAAACTTTAAAAAGAGGAGAAGTTCAATATCTTAGTGCAGGAGATGGAATTTACCATAGTGAAAAAAATGATGGAGATAAAGATTTAAGGCTGCTTCAAATTTGGATATTTCCTCCACAAAAAGGACTTCCAAGGCTTTATGGTTCATATAGATATAAAGAGGAAGAAAGAGATAACAAACTTTTAAATATAGTCTCAAGTCAAGTTGGAGAGAGCCATATAAAAATCTATCAAGATGTAAATATATATGTAAGTGAATTTGATAAAGATTTTACTTTTAAAATAGATAAAAATAGACAAATCTACTTTGTACAAATTGAAGGAAGCTCCAAAGTAAATGGAAATATTTTAGAAAGTGGAGATGCAGCAGAGATAATAGATGAAACCCTGTTAGAAGTAAATCCTATATCAAAAAGTCATATTTTGTTTATAGAGATGAAACAATAG
- a CDS encoding YceI family protein has product MKKISLGLLSIFTAGTLFAGTYSVDTVNSNAGFTVKHMMVSNVAGKIKDVSGIFEYDEKANTLVSVSGELNVASIDTADEKRDEHLRASDIFDVKQFPKITFKSTKVENDVVYGDLTIKGITKNIKLNLENGGALGKKSGFTLTGKINRSEFGVTWNKILETGGVAVSDEVKLNIDIQGNLK; this is encoded by the coding sequence ATGAAAAAAATTAGTTTAGGATTATTAAGTATATTTACTGCTGGAACACTATTTGCAGGAACATATAGTGTTGATACAGTAAACTCAAATGCAGGTTTTACAGTAAAACATATGATGGTTTCAAATGTAGCTGGGAAGATAAAAGATGTTAGTGGAATATTTGAATACGATGAAAAAGCAAACACTCTTGTAAGTGTTAGTGGAGAGTTAAATGTAGCTTCTATTGATACAGCTGATGAAAAAAGAGATGAGCATTTAAGAGCAAGTGATATTTTTGATGTAAAACAGTTCCCAAAAATCACTTTTAAATCTACAAAAGTTGAAAATGATGTAGTTTATGGAGACTTAACAATTAAAGGTATTACAAAAAACATTAAACTAAATCTTGAAAATGGTGGAGCTTTAGGTAAAAAATCTGGGTTTACTCTAACTGGAAAAATAAATAGAAGTGAGTTTGGTGTAACTTGGAATAAAATTTTAGAAACAGGTGGAGTTGCTGTTAGTGACGAAGTTAAATTAAATATTGATATTCAAGGAAATCTTAAATAG
- a CDS encoding MarR family winged helix-turn-helix transcriptional regulator, whose translation MNRKSLKSYGEKSDKAMKTVMRLVRVAHILNNKTELFLSKYTLTFNQFKVLEVLYHRGNLNISSITKLIMGTPGNTTVIVRNLIRDELIESKKASNDNRSSILSITPKGVAIIEDIFPSHSNNLNEFLDVLDDNELKTLFDLLDKIYNKNKKD comes from the coding sequence ATGAACAGAAAAAGTCTAAAGTCTTATGGTGAGAAATCAGATAAAGCTATGAAAACTGTTATGAGATTGGTAAGAGTTGCTCATATTTTAAACAATAAAACAGAACTTTTTTTATCAAAATATACTCTAACATTTAATCAATTTAAAGTTTTAGAAGTTTTATATCATAGAGGAAATTTAAATATAAGTTCTATTACAAAACTTATTATGGGAACTCCAGGAAATACTACGGTGATTGTTAGAAATCTCATTAGAGATGAATTAATAGAGTCAAAAAAAGCTTCAAATGACAATAGATCATCTATTTTGTCTATAACTCCAAAAGGAGTTGCTATTATAGAAGATATTTTCCCAAGTCATTCAAACAATTTAAATGAATTTTTAGATGTCTTAGATGATAATGAATTAAAAACTTTATTCGATTTATTAGATAAAATTTACAATAAAAACAAAAAGGATTAA
- a CDS encoding YceI family protein, with product MKATKIFFSILLLTPFLYAKEFIVNNKNSKANFQLMYQKSKVIDGSFQDITGLIIFDEKENIIKSLQGSVDTDSVATQNKDLTALIIGEKILNNKKYPEIEFNADKITDDKVFGDIKINGVKRNIEFNIVNSGVFLDKLYISMNTTLKRSNFDLSWDVLDSLGSSAVSNDIKVTINMEATLQNELNFQQTKEKRKK from the coding sequence ATGAAAGCAACAAAAATTTTTTTCTCAATACTACTATTAACTCCTTTTCTTTATGCAAAAGAGTTTATTGTAAATAATAAAAATTCAAAAGCAAATTTTCAACTAATGTATCAAAAATCAAAGGTAATTGATGGGAGTTTTCAAGATATTACTGGATTAATAATTTTTGATGAAAAGGAAAATATAATAAAATCTTTACAAGGTTCTGTTGATACAGACTCTGTAGCTACACAGAATAAAGATTTAACAGCTTTAATCATAGGTGAAAAAATTCTAAACAATAAAAAATACCCTGAGATAGAGTTTAATGCTGATAAAATTACAGATGATAAAGTTTTTGGAGATATTAAAATAAATGGGGTAAAAAGAAATATTGAGTTTAATATTGTAAATAGTGGTGTTTTTCTTGACAAACTATATATTTCTATGAATACAACTTTAAAAAGAAGTAATTTTGACCTATCTTGGGATGTTTTGGATAGCCTAGGTAGTAGTGCTGTATCAAATGATATAAAAGTTACAATAAATATGGAAGCAACTTTGCAAAATGAGTTAAATTTTCAGCAAACAAAAGAGAAAAGAAAAAAGTAA
- a CDS encoding pyridoxal-phosphate-dependent aminotransferase family protein, with the protein MLLTPGPTPVPEFARKAMSDITIHHRTKEFEAIFEKTRNLLIEIYNMPEVLMLASSGTGAMEACITNLTRKKALTVNSGKFGERFGKICKAFNIDFVEIKNEWDTPVDVKDVVNIIKNDKDIDAVFIQICESAGGLRHPAEEMAKEVKKINPEIMIIADGITAVGVEKIDVSNFDAVITGSQKAFMLPPGLSMIGLSSKAVSKIEEKPAGYYFNLASEIKNQRKNTTAYTAATTLTIGLGSVLEKMKEIGFENQYEKTSKIAKATQEALKAIGFKIYPKTPANAMTTVYTEQSNEIRKILKNKYNVDIAGGQDHLSGKIFRINHMGLVEDFEASWAVNAIELVMDDLKIRTFDGTANKVFAQSFYKGK; encoded by the coding sequence ATGTTATTAACTCCAGGACCAACTCCTGTACCAGAATTTGCACGAAAAGCAATGAGTGATATTACAATTCACCATAGAACAAAAGAGTTTGAAGCTATTTTTGAGAAAACTAGAAATCTTTTAATTGAAATTTACAATATGCCTGAAGTTTTAATGTTAGCTTCGAGTGGAACAGGAGCTATGGAAGCTTGTATTACAAATCTTACAAGAAAAAAGGCACTTACAGTTAATTCTGGAAAGTTCGGAGAGAGATTTGGAAAAATTTGTAAAGCTTTTAATATAGATTTTGTAGAGATAAAAAATGAGTGGGATACTCCTGTAGATGTTAAAGATGTAGTAAATATAATTAAAAATGATAAAGATATAGATGCAGTTTTTATTCAAATTTGTGAAAGCGCTGGTGGGTTAAGACATCCAGCTGAAGAGATGGCAAAAGAGGTAAAGAAAATTAATCCTGAAATAATGATAATTGCAGATGGAATTACAGCTGTTGGAGTTGAAAAAATTGATGTTTCAAACTTTGATGCTGTAATTACTGGAAGTCAAAAAGCATTTATGTTACCACCAGGTTTATCTATGATTGGATTATCGAGTAAAGCAGTTTCTAAAATAGAAGAAAAACCAGCTGGTTACTACTTTAATCTAGCAAGTGAGATAAAAAATCAAAGAAAAAATACAACTGCTTACACAGCAGCGACAACTTTGACTATTGGATTAGGCTCTGTTTTAGAGAAGATGAAAGAGATAGGGTTTGAAAACCAATATGAAAAAACATCAAAAATAGCAAAAGCAACGCAAGAGGCATTAAAAGCTATTGGATTTAAAATTTATCCAAAAACTCCTGCAAATGCTATGACTACAGTTTATACAGAACAATCAAATGAGATTAGAAAAATCTTAAAAAATAAGTATAATGTTGATATAGCAGGTGGTCAAGACCATTTGTCTGGAAAAATTTTTAGGATAAATCATATGGGTCTTGTTGAAGATTTTGAAGCTTCTTGGGCTGTAAATGCAATTGAATTAGTTATGGATGATTTAAAAATTAGAACATTTGATGGAACAGCAAATAAAGTATTTGCACAATCATTTTATAAAGGGAAATAG
- a CDS encoding ATP phosphoribosyltransferase regulatory subunit, with translation MIFEHEIPKGSRLYFGKTAKAKRVLENSVCQILERNGFEEILTPNFSYSQHQSIENNKKLIKFSDEENEQVSLRADSTLDVVRIITKRLGRATNHRKWFYIQPIFSYPSKEDYQIGCEWIEHNNISDIMNLTADILRAIKIEPILQISNVNIPKLISTELNISIDILKNGEISELLKLNCEWLNSLLRVKDIKSLEKVIEVVPNTLKKELETLLEKAREVSYSNIIIAPMYYGSLKYYNGVYYRVIDKNLVLCRGGMYEADGISSLGFALYTDNLLKMLEG, from the coding sequence ATGATTTTTGAACACGAAATTCCAAAAGGAAGCAGACTATATTTTGGTAAAACTGCAAAAGCAAAAAGGGTTTTAGAAAATAGTGTTTGTCAAATTTTGGAGAGAAATGGATTTGAAGAGATTTTGACACCAAATTTTTCATATTCTCAGCATCAATCTATTGAGAACAATAAAAAATTAATAAAATTTTCAGATGAAGAGAATGAACAAGTATCTTTAAGAGCTGATTCTACTTTAGATGTTGTAAGAATTATTACAAAAAGATTGGGAAGAGCTACAAATCATAGAAAATGGTTCTATATTCAACCTATTTTTTCATATCCTTCAAAAGAGGATTATCAAATTGGTTGTGAGTGGATAGAGCATAATAATATATCTGATATTATGAATTTAACAGCAGATATTTTAAGAGCTATAAAAATAGAGCCAATTTTACAAATATCAAATGTAAATATACCAAAACTAATAAGCACAGAGCTAAATATTAGTATTGATATACTCAAAAATGGTGAAATATCAGAGCTACTTAAATTAAATTGTGAATGGCTAAATAGTCTTTTAAGAGTAAAAGATATTAAAAGTTTGGAAAAGGTTATAGAAGTAGTACCAAATACATTAAAAAAAGAGCTAGAGACTCTTTTAGAAAAAGCAAGAGAGGTAAGTTACTCAAATATTATTATTGCACCTATGTATTATGGAAGTTTAAAATACTACAATGGTGTTTATTATAGAGTAATAGATAAAAATTTAGTTTTATGTAGAGGTGGAATGTACGAGGCTGATGGAATTAGCTCTTTAGGTTTTGCATTATACACAGATAATTTATTAAAAATGTTAGAGGGATAA
- a CDS encoding adenylosuccinate synthase translates to MKADVIVGIQWGDEGKGKIVDMLAQKYDMVCRSQGGHNAGHTIWVDGIRYALQLIPSGILNKKAINIIGNGVVVSPFNILKEMSQFDNLEGRLYISDKAHLNLPFHALIDQAKERLKGDKAIGTTGKGIGPTYSEKVSRNGFRAGDLLDPSKLCNDILDYFAQNKAIFDVLEIKTPLKEELLAELEDYNTKLAPYITNTTNMVWKALDENKRVLLEGAQGTLLDIDHGTYPYVTSSSTVSAGACTGLGLNPKDIGEITGIVKAYCTRVGNGPFPSEDFTEYGKTMGEVGKEFGTVTGRKRRCGWFDAVAVRYASRLNGCDKLALMKLDVLDGFDKIKVCVAYEYNGERVDYMPSNMESVKAIYEEIDGWDSVVGIRKYEDLPINAKKYIERIEEITNVRVGIISTSPERDDTILRG, encoded by the coding sequence ATGAAAGCAGATGTAATAGTTGGAATTCAATGGGGAGATGAAGGCAAGGGTAAAATAGTAGATATGCTTGCTCAAAAATATGATATGGTTTGTAGAAGCCAAGGTGGACATAATGCTGGTCATACAATTTGGGTAGATGGAATAAGATATGCACTTCAACTAATTCCTTCAGGTATTTTAAACAAAAAAGCTATAAATATTATAGGAAATGGTGTTGTTGTATCACCTTTTAATATATTAAAAGAGATGAGTCAATTTGATAATCTTGAAGGAAGACTTTATATATCTGATAAAGCTCACTTAAACCTTCCTTTTCATGCTTTAATTGATCAAGCAAAAGAGAGATTAAAGGGTGATAAGGCTATTGGAACAACAGGAAAAGGAATTGGTCCTACATATTCTGAAAAAGTAAGTAGAAATGGTTTTAGAGCTGGAGATTTATTAGATCCTTCAAAGCTTTGTAATGATATCTTAGATTATTTTGCTCAGAATAAAGCAATTTTTGATGTTTTAGAGATAAAAACTCCTTTGAAAGAAGAGCTATTAGCTGAGCTTGAAGACTATAATACTAAATTAGCACCATATATAACAAATACGACAAATATGGTATGGAAAGCTCTTGATGAAAATAAAAGAGTTTTATTGGAAGGTGCTCAAGGAACACTACTAGATATTGACCATGGAACATATCCTTATGTTACTAGCTCTAGTACGGTTAGTGCAGGAGCATGTACTGGATTAGGTTTAAATCCAAAAGATATAGGTGAGATAACTGGAATTGTAAAAGCATACTGTACAAGAGTTGGAAATGGACCATTTCCTAGTGAAGATTTCACAGAGTATGGAAAAACTATGGGTGAAGTTGGAAAAGAGTTTGGAACAGTAACTGGAAGAAAGAGAAGATGCGGTTGGTTTGATGCCGTTGCAGTTAGATATGCAAGTAGATTAAATGGATGTGATAAATTAGCTTTGATGAAACTAGATGTTTTAGATGGCTTTGATAAAATAAAAGTTTGTGTTGCATATGAATATAATGGAGAAAGAGTAGATTACATGCCATCAAATATGGAGAGTGTAAAAGCTATTTATGAAGAGATAGATGGTTGGGATAGTGTTGTTGGGATTAGAAAATATGAAGATTTACCAATAAATGCAAAAAAATATATAGAAAGAATTGAAGAGATAACAAATGTAAGAGTTGGAATAATTTCAACTTCGCCAGAACGAGATGATACAATTTTAAGGGGATAA
- a CDS encoding DUF507 family protein, with amino-acid sequence MRLKLHQTTYLSRRITRDLITCDFIEARRDRASIEEQVERILDEDILKEQALDDKVEEILDSQIEEIEYLNADRRQLFWMTKKRLANDFGVILNNEDRFSDIAHKILDYLWEEDYIHFTCSDNQIKNVIFGSLDDFIKGFERADGEVLAKLKNYKRKLIPGTEDYDLVYHRLYEEELIKRGLI; translated from the coding sequence ATGAGATTAAAGCTACACCAAACTACATACCTTTCAAGAAGAATTACAAGAGATTTAATTACTTGTGATTTTATAGAAGCAAGAAGAGATAGAGCTAGTATAGAAGAGCAAGTTGAGAGGATTTTAGATGAAGATATTCTTAAAGAGCAAGCTTTAGATGATAAAGTAGAAGAGATTCTAGATTCTCAAATAGAAGAGATTGAGTATCTAAATGCAGATAGAAGGCAACTTTTCTGGATGACAAAAAAAAGGCTTGCAAATGATTTTGGCGTTATCTTAAACAATGAAGATAGGTTTTCTGATATTGCTCACAAAATATTAGATTATCTATGGGAGGAGGATTATATACATTTTACTTGTTCGGATAATCAGATTAAAAATGTAATATTTGGTTCTTTGGATGATTTTATTAAAGGGTTTGAAAGAGCAGATGGTGAAGTGTTAGCTAAGCTTAAAAATTATAAAAGAAAGCTAATTCCTGGTACTGAGGACTATGATTTGGTGTATCATAGACTTTATGAAGAAGAGTTAATAAAAAGAGGATTAATTTGA
- a CDS encoding carbamoyl phosphate synthase small subunit — protein sequence MQKVYIYLENGIFLEANSFGADTTAVGKLVYNNSTFGQQEIITDPSNNGLFINFTAVEIGNTGANRVDMESSKAYANGIIVRNYHDLYSNYRADMSLKEFLIEQNVIGICDIDTRYLTKTLREEGSMMMIASTKISSKDELAKELSKAKKYDEINFVKDSSTKEAYIHKSGVWNDEIQDYNKASMSDKKVLVIDYGVKKSFLNELVELGFEVEVVPASTKSQEIINNFKLGKIGGVVLSSGAGNPNILKDEVEEIKRLIEANIPIFGVGLGHYLLALANGGKVEKIKSIKYGSHPIKGDKTVEICSVNSDFEISEDIKNIANITHIKVFNDTAVALKYNNKNELSSEFTPTSNSTIYKEFTKMVK from the coding sequence ATGCAAAAAGTATATATTTATTTAGAAAACGGGATATTTTTAGAGGCAAACTCTTTTGGTGCAGATACAACTGCTGTTGGAAAACTAGTGTATAATAACTCAACATTTGGACAACAAGAGATTATTACAGACCCTTCAAACAATGGATTATTTATAAATTTTACAGCTGTAGAAATAGGAAATACAGGTGCAAATAGAGTCGATATGGAAAGTTCAAAAGCCTATGCAAATGGGATTATTGTGAGAAATTATCATGATCTTTACTCGAACTATAGAGCAGATATGAGTTTAAAGGAGTTTTTAATAGAACAAAATGTTATTGGAATTTGTGATATTGATACAAGGTACTTAACAAAAACTTTAAGAGAAGAGGGAAGTATGATGATGATTGCATCTACAAAAATCTCTTCAAAAGATGAGTTAGCAAAAGAGTTAAGTAAAGCAAAAAAATATGATGAAATTAATTTTGTTAAAGATAGTTCTACAAAAGAGGCTTATATTCACAAATCAGGTGTTTGGAACGATGAAATTCAAGACTACAATAAAGCTAGTATGAGTGATAAAAAAGTTCTTGTAATTGATTATGGAGTTAAAAAATCATTTTTAAATGAACTTGTTGAGTTAGGATTTGAAGTTGAAGTAGTTCCAGCTTCTACAAAATCTCAAGAAATAATAAACAACTTTAAATTAGGTAAAATAGGTGGAGTAGTTCTAAGTAGTGGTGCTGGAAATCCAAATATTTTAAAAGATGAGGTTGAAGAGATAAAAAGATTAATTGAGGCAAATATTCCAATTTTTGGAGTTGGCTTAGGGCATTACTTATTAGCTCTTGCAAATGGTGGAAAAGTAGAGAAAATAAAATCTATTAAATATGGAAGTCATCCAATTAAAGGTGATAAAACTGTAGAAATTTGTAGTGTTAATAGTGATTTCGAAATAAGTGAAGATATTAAAAATATTGCCAATATAACTCATATTAAAGTATTTAATGATACTGCAGTTGCTTTAAAATATAATAATAAAAATGAATTAAGTAGCGAATTTACACCAACTTCAAACTCGACTATATATAAAGAGTTTACTAAAATGGTAAAATAA
- a CDS encoding DUF1924 domain-containing protein — MKIVIVACLLASLGFSSVIDDFLSSLKQEAIKENPSFKEFDYKRGEELFLSKHIGKKGELISCASCHGTDLNKSNQNYFTGKTIDALSPKANQKRFTDKADIEKWLKRNFNDVYNREGTAIEKGDVVTYIINK, encoded by the coding sequence ATGAAAATAGTGATTGTTGCTTGTCTTTTAGCAAGCTTAGGTTTTAGCTCAGTGATTGATGATTTCTTAAGCTCTTTAAAGCAGGAGGCTATAAAAGAAAATCCTAGTTTTAAAGAGTTTGATTATAAAAGAGGAGAAGAGCTTTTTTTATCAAAACATATTGGCAAAAAAGGAGAACTAATCTCTTGTGCATCTTGTCATGGTACAGATTTAAATAAATCAAATCAGAACTATTTTACAGGTAAAACAATAGATGCTCTATCTCCAAAAGCAAATCAAAAAAGGTTTACAGATAAAGCAGATATTGAAAAATGGTTAAAAAGAAACTTTAATGATGTTTATAATCGTGAAGGAACAGCTATTGAAAAAGGTGATGTAGTAACTTACATCATAAATAAGTAG
- a CDS encoding diheme cytochrome c: MKKLIIFTLLSCALYAQEMKISIKPVDNDIYKKECGSCHFAYPAGLLPSSSWNKMMLNLSDHFGDDASVDDKTFQTLSSYLNMNSAEKAMQYKRSKKIVKNLKGTTSDSISKMPYMKKKHEEIKENLITQKEVKGLFNCTACHQNAEKGVFSDDDVKIPNYGKWKK; encoded by the coding sequence ATGAAAAAGCTAATTATTTTTACACTGCTTAGTTGTGCCTTATATGCACAAGAGATGAAAATAAGTATAAAACCAGTTGATAATGATATATATAAAAAAGAGTGTGGAAGTTGCCATTTTGCATATCCAGCTGGCTTATTGCCTAGTAGCTCTTGGAATAAAATGATGTTAAATTTAAGTGACCACTTTGGAGATGATGCAAGTGTTGATGATAAAACTTTTCAAACACTATCAAGTTATTTAAATATGAATAGTGCAGAAAAGGCTATGCAATATAAAAGAAGTAAAAAAATAGTCAAAAACTTAAAAGGAACAACTTCAGATAGCATCTCTAAAATGCCTTATATGAAGAAAAAACATGAAGAGATTAAAGAGAATTTAATAACTCAAAAAGAGGTAAAAGGTCTGTTTAACTGTACAGCTTGTCATCAAAATGCGGAAAAAGGTGTATTTAGTGATGATGATGTAAAAATTCCAAATTATGGAAAATGGAAAAAGTAA
- a CDS encoding cytochrome b/b6 domain-containing protein, whose product MKKTYIWSLPTRIFHHLLAIFILAAFLTDDDKLINYHSNIGYAILILLIFRLFWGFIGPKYSLFKDFSTNINEAKEFMKNIFNSEQKYIGHNPMASYIMIAILITTFLVIISGVLTLGIQEGKGVLSFLNSEYFKKMKLIEEIHEFLANFLIVLIIIHLFGIAFDRIFHKKHQTLNSIFTGYKVVKSIEDVRLNIFQKLFSFIALTIFLIFIFFALFKPNNILTASIYEPIDYKVQNISFVDECGSCHTLYPPNLLPKKSWELIMNDLENHFGDDATVDNEVNKNILSFLVKNSAENSTMEASWNFINSIGNKDIIALSKTNYWEKRHEDIPKKIFKSEKIKSVANCKACHNDIEKGLIEDENIKDISDFM is encoded by the coding sequence ATGAAAAAAACATATATTTGGTCACTTCCTACAAGGATATTTCACCATTTATTAGCTATTTTTATTCTTGCTGCTTTTTTAACAGATGATGATAAGCTAATCAACTATCACTCAAATATTGGTTATGCAATTTTGATACTCTTGATTTTTAGACTATTTTGGGGCTTTATAGGACCAAAATACTCTTTATTTAAAGACTTTTCAACAAACATAAATGAAGCCAAAGAGTTTATGAAAAATATCTTTAATAGTGAACAAAAATATATAGGTCATAATCCTATGGCATCTTATATAATGATTGCTATACTTATAACTACTTTTTTGGTGATTATAAGTGGTGTATTAACTCTTGGGATTCAAGAAGGAAAAGGTGTATTAAGCTTCTTAAATAGTGAATATTTTAAAAAGATGAAGCTAATTGAAGAGATACATGAGTTTCTTGCAAATTTTTTAATAGTTTTGATTATTATCCATCTTTTTGGGATAGCTTTTGATAGGATATTTCATAAAAAACATCAAACTTTAAATTCAATATTTACAGGTTATAAAGTGGTAAAGAGTATAGAGGATGTAAGATTAAATATATTTCAAAAGCTATTTTCCTTTATAGCTCTTACTATATTTCTTATATTTATATTTTTTGCACTATTCAAGCCTAATAATATTTTAACAGCATCAATTTATGAACCAATTGATTATAAAGTACAAAATATCTCTTTTGTAGATGAGTGTGGCAGTTGTCACACTCTTTATCCACCAAATCTATTACCTAAAAAATCATGGGAATTGATTATGAATGATTTAGAAAATCACTTTGGAGATGATGCAACAGTTGATAATGAAGTAAATAAAAATATTTTAAGTTTTCTAGTAAAAAATAGTGCAGAGAATTCAACAATGGAAGCTAGTTGGAATTTTATAAATTCTATAGGCAATAAAGATATAATAGCTTTAAGTAAAACTAATTATTGGGAAAAAAGACACGAAGATATACCTAAAAAGATTTTTAAAAGTGAGAAGATAAAAAGTGTTGCAAATTGTAAAGCTTGTCATAATGATATTGAAAAAGGATTAATTGAAGATGAGAATATTAAAGATATTTCTGATTTTATGTAG
- a CDS encoding response regulator transcription factor, whose translation MNKKVLLIEDDLQMQNLIVDYLKDYGFIVKAFDNPKDILEDFKKNNDYSIIILDLMLPFMDGFDLFNKLKEIKNIPIIISSARGDIGNKIHGFELGADDYLAKPYEPRELVLRIEAILKRNLNKTLIIGDFTIDKDNRTVLVDDYAVDFTKIEFEIFIYLVENQNKISSREQILNATSLDFNTKNRTIDMHISNIRAKIGDDFKSPKYIKSVWGIGYKFVG comes from the coding sequence TTGAATAAAAAAGTTTTATTGATTGAAGATGATTTACAAATGCAAAACTTGATAGTTGATTATCTAAAGGATTATGGATTTATTGTTAAAGCTTTTGATAATCCAAAAGATATTTTAGAAGATTTTAAAAAGAACAATGATTATTCAATTATAATATTAGATTTAATGCTCCCTTTTATGGATGGATTTGACCTATTTAATAAATTAAAAGAGATAAAAAATATACCTATAATTATCTCATCAGCAAGAGGTGATATAGGTAATAAAATCCATGGATTTGAGCTTGGAGCTGATGATTACTTAGCAAAACCCTATGAACCACGAGAGTTGGTTTTAAGAATAGAGGCTATTTTAAAAAGGAATTTAAATAAAACTCTTATAATTGGAGATTTTACTATAGATAAAGATAATAGAACTGTCTTAGTGGATGATTATGCTGTTGATTTTACCAAAATAGAGTTTGAAATTTTTATCTATTTAGTTGAAAATCAAAATAAAATATCTTCAAGAGAGCAGATTTTAAATGCAACTTCTTTAGATTTTAATACAAAAAATAGGACTATTGATATGCATATATCAAATATAAGAGCTAAGATTGGAGATGATTTTAAAAGCCCTAAATATATAAAATCTGTTTGGGGAATTGGTTATAAGTTTGTAGGTTAA